In Curtobacterium sp. MCPF17_002, one genomic interval encodes:
- a CDS encoding long-chain fatty acid--CoA ligase, with protein sequence MTRTTPTAGDEASAARTTRATASVAAILAESAARYPDDVAVIVGDQRTTYAELWAETLAYAGALREKGITVGSRVAMLVPNVADFPRVYYAVLALGGVAVPVHALLKRREIEYVLRDSGAALLVCAAPLLAEGAAGAALADVEAVTVLAPPTSVDHDRLEALAESAEPLDTYVPRDPFDTATILYTSGTTGQPKGAEGSHFALLEQANTNLMSTFDMRRGDVLLGALPLFHTFGQTCTMNTGFRAGATIVMLPKFDGDAALAAMVEHGCGIFMGVPTMYMGLLDAATRTDVRPTLRYAISGGASLPLAVLERFQTVFDAPIHEGYGLTETSPVATFNHVGRPPHPGTIGTPIWGVDVEIADSSVHDSIELLPHGEIGELVIRGHNLMNGYLDRPEDTAAAIVDGWFRTGDLGTKDDDGYLTIVDRTKDMIIRNGYNVYPRQVEEVLATHPDVAMAAVFGVPHEVHGQEIEAAVVLHAGATVTAQELVTYVSDEIAAYKYPRVVHLLDALPLGPSGKVLKRDLVERFSVPEVPAVPATAS encoded by the coding sequence ATGACCCGCACCACCCCCACCGCAGGCGACGAAGCCAGCGCTGCTCGCACGACCCGGGCCACCGCGTCCGTCGCCGCGATCCTGGCCGAGTCCGCTGCGCGGTACCCGGACGACGTCGCCGTCATCGTCGGCGACCAGCGCACCACCTACGCCGAACTCTGGGCCGAGACCCTCGCCTACGCCGGCGCACTCCGCGAGAAGGGCATCACCGTCGGGTCCCGCGTGGCGATGCTCGTGCCGAACGTCGCCGACTTCCCGCGCGTCTACTACGCCGTCCTCGCACTCGGCGGGGTCGCCGTCCCCGTGCACGCGCTCCTCAAACGGCGCGAGATCGAGTACGTCCTCCGGGACAGCGGCGCCGCGCTCCTCGTCTGCGCGGCCCCGCTCCTCGCCGAGGGTGCCGCCGGCGCGGCACTCGCCGACGTCGAGGCCGTGACCGTCCTCGCACCGCCGACGTCCGTCGACCACGACCGGCTCGAGGCGCTCGCCGAGTCGGCCGAACCCCTCGACACCTACGTGCCGCGTGATCCGTTCGACACCGCGACGATCCTCTACACGAGCGGCACCACGGGCCAGCCCAAGGGCGCCGAAGGGTCCCACTTCGCCCTGCTCGAACAGGCGAACACGAACCTCATGTCCACCTTCGACATGCGACGCGGGGACGTCCTGCTCGGCGCACTCCCCTTGTTCCACACCTTCGGGCAGACCTGCACGATGAACACCGGCTTCCGGGCCGGCGCGACCATCGTGATGCTGCCGAAGTTCGACGGCGACGCGGCCCTCGCCGCGATGGTCGAGCACGGCTGCGGGATCTTCATGGGCGTCCCCACGATGTACATGGGGCTCCTCGACGCCGCCACCCGCACCGACGTCCGCCCGACCCTGCGCTACGCGATCTCCGGCGGAGCCTCGTTGCCCCTGGCCGTGCTGGAGCGGTTCCAGACCGTGTTCGACGCTCCCATCCACGAGGGCTACGGCCTGACCGAGACCTCACCCGTGGCGACCTTCAACCACGTCGGACGGCCGCCGCACCCCGGCACGATCGGCACGCCGATCTGGGGCGTCGACGTCGAGATCGCCGACTCGTCGGTGCACGACTCGATCGAGCTGCTGCCGCACGGCGAGATCGGCGAGCTCGTGATCCGCGGCCACAACCTCATGAACGGGTACCTCGACCGACCCGAGGACACCGCGGCCGCGATCGTCGACGGGTGGTTCCGGACGGGCGACCTCGGCACGAAGGACGACGACGGCTACCTCACGATCGTCGACCGCACGAAGGACATGATCATCCGCAACGGCTACAACGTGTACCCGCGGCAGGTCGAAGAGGTCCTCGCGACCCATCCCGACGTGGCCATGGCCGCCGTCTTCGGGGTCCCCCACGAGGTGCACGGCCAGGAGATCGAGGCGGCGGTCGTCCTGCACGCCGGGGCCACCGTCACCGCGCAGGAGCTGGTCACGTACGTGTCGGACGAGATCGCCGCGTACAAGTACCCGCGGGTCGTGCACCTGCTCGACGCCCTGCCGCTGGGGCCGAGCGGCAAGGTGCTGAAGCGGGACCTCGTCGAGCGGTTCAGCGTGCCCGAGGTGCCCGCGGTGCCGGCTACTGCTTCGTGA